A single region of the Hyphomicrobiales bacterium genome encodes:
- the pstS gene encoding phosphate ABC transporter periplasmic binding protein, producing the protein MKLSSLIAVAGLAVAAFATPAAALDISGAGASFPYPVYAKWAEAFKKETGNGINYQSIGSGGGIKQIKAKTVTFGATDAPLGGEELQKDGLVQFPMVMGGIVPVVNIDGVKPGELVLDGDTLAKIFMGEISNWNDPAIKKLNASLNLPSQGIAVVRRSDGSGTTFNFTDYLAKVSADWKSKVGSATAVEWPVGIGAKGNEGVANNVSQTKGSIGYVEYAYAKQNKLSHTKLVNKDGKVVEPVTKTFQAAAANADWNSVPGFAVVLTNEPGADSWPITAATFILVHKVPANAEHAAEALRFFDWAYSKGGALAEELDYIPMPANVVSTVKAKWASDIKDANGKPLYSASN; encoded by the coding sequence GTGAAATTGTCTTCACTCATTGCCGTGGCAGGGCTTGCCGTTGCGGCTTTCGCAACGCCGGCAGCCGCCCTCGACATCTCCGGCGCCGGCGCCAGCTTCCCTTACCCCGTCTATGCCAAGTGGGCCGAAGCCTTTAAGAAGGAAACCGGCAACGGCATCAACTACCAGTCCATCGGTTCCGGCGGCGGTATCAAGCAGATCAAGGCCAAGACCGTCACCTTCGGCGCAACCGACGCGCCTCTCGGCGGCGAAGAGCTCCAGAAGGACGGCCTCGTCCAGTTCCCGATGGTCATGGGCGGCATCGTTCCGGTCGTGAACATCGATGGCGTGAAGCCCGGCGAGCTCGTTCTCGACGGTGACACGCTCGCCAAGATCTTCATGGGCGAGATCAGCAACTGGAACGATCCGGCGATCAAGAAGCTGAACGCCAGCCTCAACCTGCCGTCGCAGGGCATCGCCGTTGTCCGTCGTTCGGACGGCTCGGGCACGACCTTCAACTTCACTGACTATCTCGCGAAGGTCAGCGCGGATTGGAAGTCCAAGGTCGGTTCGGCCACCGCCGTCGAATGGCCTGTCGGCATCGGCGCCAAGGGCAACGAAGGCGTGGCCAACAACGTCAGCCAGACCAAGGGCTCCATCGGCTACGTCGAGTATGCCTACGCCAAGCAGAACAAGCTCTCGCACACCAAGCTCGTCAACAAGGACGGCAAGGTCGTCGAGCCGGTCACCAAGACCTTCCAGGCTGCTGCCGCCAACGCCGACTGGAACAGCGTTCCCGGCTTCGCCGTGGTGCTGACGAACGAGCCGGGCGCCGACTCCTGGCCGATCACGGCCGCCACCTTCATCCTGGTGCACAAGGTTCCGGCGAACGCCGAGCACGCTGCCGAGGCCCTGCGCTTCTTCGATTGGGCCTACTCCAAGGGTGGCGCCCTCGCCGAGGAGCTCGACTACATTCCGATGCCCGCCAATGTCGTCTCCACGGTCAAGGCCAAGTGGGCCTCCGACATCAAGGACGCCAACGGCAAGCCGCTCTACAGCGCATCGAACTAA
- the pstA gene encoding phosphate ABC transporter membrane subunit PstA — protein MIVMDATKNPAGYARRKRASAIAMGLCVAAAAVGLGWLVLILGTLLWEGFGGLSVAVFTENTPPPGSQGGLINAIVGSLIMTILGTLLGTPLGILAGTYMAEYGRYAKLSMVIRFINDILLSAPSIVIGLFVYEIMVARMGHFSAWAGGVALGIIVVPVVVRTTEDMLNLVPNQLREAASALGLPRHVVIRKIAYRAAKAGMVTGVLLAVARISGETAPLLFTALNNQFWSTDLNGPMASLPSVIFQFALSPYKDWQALAWVGALIITFAVLALSITARTLASPGKQK, from the coding sequence TTGATCGTCATGGATGCTACGAAGAACCCCGCCGGCTACGCGAGGCGCAAGCGCGCAAGCGCGATCGCCATGGGCCTGTGCGTCGCCGCGGCCGCCGTCGGCCTCGGCTGGCTGGTGCTGATCCTCGGCACGCTGCTGTGGGAAGGCTTCGGCGGCCTGTCCGTCGCCGTCTTCACGGAAAACACGCCGCCGCCAGGCAGCCAGGGGGGCCTGATCAACGCTATCGTCGGCAGCCTGATCATGACGATCCTCGGCACGCTCCTCGGAACGCCGCTCGGCATTCTCGCCGGCACCTACATGGCCGAGTACGGTCGCTACGCAAAGCTGTCGATGGTGATCCGCTTCATCAACGACATCCTTCTCAGCGCCCCCTCGATCGTCATCGGCTTGTTCGTCTACGAAATCATGGTCGCGCGCATGGGCCACTTCTCCGCCTGGGCCGGCGGCGTGGCGCTCGGCATCATCGTGGTTCCGGTCGTGGTTCGTACCACCGAGGACATGCTCAACCTTGTGCCCAACCAGTTGCGTGAAGCGGCCTCGGCGCTTGGCCTGCCCCGCCATGTGGTGATCCGCAAGATCGCCTACCGCGCCGCCAAGGCCGGCATGGTCACCGGCGTGCTGCTCGCCGTCGCCCGCATCAGCGGCGAGACCGCGCCCCTTCTCTTCACGGCGCTCAACAACCAGTTCTGGAGCACGGATCTCAACGGTCCGATGGCGAGCCTGCCCTCGGTTATCTTCCAGTTCGCGCTCAGCCCCTACAAGGACTGGCAGGCACTCGCCTGGGTCGGCGCCCTCATCATCACCTTTGCTGTTCTCGCCCTCAGCATCACGGCACGGACGCTCGCTTCGCCGGGGAAACAGAAATGA
- the pstC gene encoding phosphate ABC transporter membrane subunit PstC → MADLALQNSGLSSSASVDRSRVLTRFKIGDATFKYITLGSAVTVLVILGGVIVALIEGSMPAFQAFGISFLWGQSWNPVTEKFGALAPVYGTIVTSLIAMLIAIPIGIGTAIFLTEICPPWLRRPIGTAIELLAGIPSIIYGIWGLFVFAPFLQSTVQPFLISLFGPIPLLSSVFAGPPYGIGTLTAGLILAIMVLPFVASISRDVFETVPAVLKEAAYGLGCTRWEVVRSVIIPYTRVGIIGGVMLGLGRALGETMAVTFVIGNAHRISASILQPGTTISATIANEFTEAVGDVYTSSLVALGLILFVITFFVLAAARLMLMRIEKRTGG, encoded by the coding sequence ATGGCAGACTTGGCGCTGCAGAATAGCGGGTTATCATCAAGCGCATCCGTCGACCGGAGCCGCGTTCTGACTCGCTTCAAAATTGGCGACGCGACCTTCAAATACATCACGCTGGGATCGGCCGTCACCGTTCTCGTCATTCTCGGAGGCGTGATCGTCGCGCTTATCGAGGGCTCCATGCCGGCCTTCCAGGCCTTCGGCATCAGCTTCCTCTGGGGGCAATCCTGGAACCCCGTGACGGAAAAATTTGGCGCGCTCGCACCGGTCTACGGCACGATCGTGACATCGCTCATTGCCATGCTGATCGCCATTCCCATCGGCATCGGCACCGCGATCTTCCTCACTGAAATCTGCCCGCCCTGGCTGCGCCGGCCCATCGGCACGGCCATCGAGCTCCTCGCCGGCATTCCCAGCATCATCTACGGCATCTGGGGCCTTTTCGTGTTCGCGCCCTTCCTGCAGAGCACGGTCCAGCCCTTCCTGATCTCTCTGTTCGGGCCAATCCCGCTTCTCTCCTCGGTCTTCGCCGGCCCGCCCTACGGCATCGGCACACTGACCGCGGGCCTGATCCTGGCGATCATGGTTCTGCCCTTCGTGGCCTCGATCTCGCGCGACGTCTTCGAGACGGTTCCCGCGGTGCTCAAGGAAGCCGCCTACGGTCTCGGCTGCACGCGCTGGGAAGTCGTGCGCAGCGTCATCATCCCCTATACGCGCGTCGGCATCATCGGCGGCGTCATGCTCGGTCTCGGCCGCGCGCTGGGCGAGACGATGGCGGTGACCTTTGTCATTGGCAACGCCCATCGCATCTCCGCCTCGATCCTGCAGCCCGGTACGACGATCTCCGCGACCATCGCCAACGAGTTCACCGAAGCGGTTGGTGACGTGTACACGTCCTCGCTCGTCGCTCTCGGCCTCATCCTCTTCGTCATCACCTTCTTCGTTCTCGCGGCAGCGCGCCTGATGCTGATGCGGATCGAGAAGCGCACCGGGGGTTGA
- the phoU gene encoding Phosphate-specific transport system accessory protein PhoU homolog gives MPEHIVSSFDEDLDELRTRIVEMGGVAEKMLADSTLALVKRDSVLAQSVISADARLDGLQRDIEELAVLTIARRQPMAVDLRELISVIRVAADLERIGDLAKNTSKRVVAISGETQPQKLVIGVQHMSDLVQEQLKDVLDAYVQRDDAQALDVWQRDDRIDALYTSIFRELLTYMMEDPRNITFCTHLLFLAKNIERIGDHTTNIAETVHYLATGVTLSADRPKGDTSSFTKAPTDPSN, from the coding sequence ATGCCCGAACATATCGTCTCATCCTTCGACGAGGATCTCGACGAACTGCGGACCAGGATCGTCGAGATGGGCGGCGTCGCCGAGAAGATGCTCGCCGACTCCACGCTGGCGCTGGTCAAGCGCGACAGCGTGCTCGCCCAGTCGGTCATCTCCGCCGACGCCCGCCTCGACGGGCTGCAGCGTGACATCGAGGAGCTCGCCGTGCTCACCATCGCGCGGCGCCAGCCCATGGCGGTCGACCTGCGCGAATTGATCTCGGTCATCCGCGTGGCCGCCGATCTCGAGCGCATCGGCGACCTTGCCAAGAACACGAGCAAGCGTGTCGTCGCGATCAGCGGCGAAACACAGCCGCAGAAGCTTGTGATCGGTGTGCAGCACATGAGCGACCTCGTGCAGGAGCAGCTCAAGGACGTGCTTGATGCTTATGTGCAGCGTGATGACGCGCAAGCTCTCGATGTTTGGCAGCGTGACGATCGCATCGATGCGCTGTACACGTCGATTTTCCGCGAGCTGCTCACCTATATGATGGAAGATCCGCGCAACATCACGTTCTGCACGCACCTTCTGTTCCTCGCCAAGAATATCGAGCGTATCGGCGACCACACCACCAATATCGCCGAGACCGTTCATTATCTTGCGACAGGCGTCACGCTTTCCGCCGACCGCCCAAAGGGTGATACATCCAGCTTCACCAAGGCACCAACTGATCCTAGCAACTGA
- the phoB gene encoding Phosphate regulon transcriptional regulatory protein PhoB has protein sequence MGPRILIVEDEEPLTLLLRYNLEAEGYTVDSVARGDEAEIRLREAVPDLVLLDWMLPGLSGIELCRRIRAREETERLPIIMLTARGEETERVRGLATGADDYIVKPFSVPELLARVRALLRRAKPGQVAAQLVAGDIELDRETHRVKRGGRELHLGPTEFKLLEFLMQSPGRVFTREQLLDRVWGHDVYIDERTVDVHVGRLRKAINRMRRPDPIRTVRGAGYSFDETFAKAS, from the coding sequence ATGGGACCACGTATTCTGATCGTCGAGGACGAGGAGCCGCTGACGCTGCTCCTCCGCTACAACCTCGAGGCCGAGGGCTATACCGTCGACAGCGTCGCCCGTGGCGATGAGGCTGAAATCCGGCTGCGCGAGGCGGTACCGGATCTCGTACTGCTGGACTGGATGCTGCCGGGGCTTTCCGGCATAGAGCTGTGCCGGCGTATCCGCGCGCGGGAGGAGACCGAGAGGCTGCCGATCATCATGTTGACGGCCCGCGGCGAGGAGACCGAGCGCGTGCGCGGTCTCGCGACCGGCGCCGACGACTATATCGTCAAGCCGTTCTCGGTGCCGGAACTCCTGGCGCGCGTGCGCGCCCTGCTGCGGCGCGCGAAGCCGGGGCAGGTCGCGGCGCAACTCGTTGCCGGTGACATCGAACTCGACCGTGAGACCCATCGGGTCAAGCGCGGCGGCCGAGAGCTGCATCTGGGGCCGACGGAATTCAAGCTGCTCGAGTTCCTGATGCAGAGCCCGGGCCGTGTCTTCACCCGCGAGCAGCTGCTCGACCGGGTCTGGGGCCACGACGTGTATATCGACGAGCGGACCGTCGATGTGCATGTGGGACGCCTGCGCAAGGCCATCAACCGCATGCGCCGGCCGGACCCGATCCGCACGGTGCGCGGAGCCGGCTATTCCTTTGACGAAACCTTCGCAAAGGCTAGCTGA
- a CDS encoding GcrA cell cycle regulator: MTDPSQSWSDERVELLRKLWSDGLSASQIAAELGGITRNAVIGKVHRLGLSGRAKSTAGSSPRPRKPVRQPGVASPAPAVTVPGPMRTSAALAPQPLAEAAPVLVRLAQPREDVVIPMSERVTIMELRESMCRWPMGDPTTPEFRFCGARSELGMPYCSHHSRIAYQPVADRRRDRKRA, from the coding sequence ATGACCGACCCGAGCCAATCTTGGAGCGATGAGCGCGTTGAGCTCTTGCGCAAGCTCTGGTCTGATGGCCTCAGCGCCAGTCAGATCGCCGCCGAGCTGGGCGGCATCACGCGTAATGCGGTGATCGGCAAGGTGCACCGCCTGGGCCTGTCCGGCCGCGCCAAGAGCACTGCCGGTTCCTCGCCACGTCCGCGTAAGCCGGTTCGGCAGCCGGGTGTGGCGTCGCCGGCCCCCGCTGTGACCGTGCCGGGGCCCATGCGGACCAGCGCAGCGCTCGCTCCTCAACCTCTCGCCGAGGCCGCCCCCGTCCTGGTGCGCTTGGCCCAGCCCCGTGAGGACGTGGTGATCCCCATGTCGGAAAGGGTCACCATCATGGAACTGCGTGAATCCATGTGCCGGTGGCCGATGGGGGATCCGACGACGCCGGAGTTCCGTTTCTGCGGCGCGCGCTCGGAACTGGGTATGCCCTATTGCTCGCACCATTCGCGCATTGCCTATCAGCCTGTCGCCGACCGCAGACGGGATCGCAAGCGGGCCTGA
- the pstB gene encoding phosphate ABC transporter ATP binding subunit — translation MTTVTEKSKSEKVSVKNLKFFYGDSLALKGINMPLYENIVTAFIGPSGCGKSTLLRVLNRMYDLYPKQRAEGEVLMDGENVLSPKQDLNLLRAKIGMVFQKPTPFPMSIYDNIAFGVRLYENLSKSDLNDRVESALRRAALWGEVKDKLDASGLSLSGGQQQRLCIARTVAVKPEVILLDEPCSALDPISTAKIEELIDELKRDYTIAIVTHSMQQAARVSQYTAFMYLGDLVEFDDTSKIFTAPQDKRTQDYITGRFG, via the coding sequence ATGACGACTGTTACGGAAAAGTCCAAGTCCGAGAAGGTCTCGGTCAAGAACCTCAAGTTCTTCTACGGTGACTCCCTCGCGCTGAAGGGCATCAATATGCCCCTCTACGAGAATATCGTCACCGCCTTCATCGGTCCGTCCGGCTGCGGCAAGTCAACCCTGCTGCGTGTTCTAAATCGCATGTACGACCTCTACCCAAAGCAGCGCGCCGAGGGTGAAGTCCTCATGGACGGCGAGAATGTTCTCTCGCCGAAGCAGGATCTCAACCTGCTGCGCGCCAAGATCGGCATGGTCTTCCAGAAGCCGACACCCTTCCCGATGTCGATCTATGACAATATCGCCTTCGGCGTGCGCCTCTACGAGAACCTCTCCAAGAGCGACCTCAACGACCGCGTGGAATCGGCGCTTCGCCGGGCCGCGCTGTGGGGCGAGGTGAAGGACAAGCTCGACGCCAGCGGCCTGAGCCTCTCCGGTGGCCAGCAGCAGCGCCTGTGCATCGCCCGCACCGTCGCCGTCAAGCCGGAGGTCATCCTCCTTGACGAGCCGTGCTCGGCGCTCGATCCGATCTCGACGGCCAAGATCGAAGAGCTGATCGACGAGCTGAAGCGCGACTATACCATCGCCATCGTGACGCACAGCATGCAGCAGGCTGCGCGCGTCTCTCAATACACGGCCTTCATGTATCTCGGCGACCTCGTCGAGTTCGACGATACCTCGAAGATCTTCACCGCGCCGCAAGACAAGCGTACGCAAGACTACATCACCGGCCGGTTTGGCTGA
- a CDS encoding conserved membrane hypothetical protein (Evidence 4 : Unknown function but conserved in other organisms) yields MQDNDAESVADLDEASPAKRTADTSAADRNVPAAQAPRDRETTADRRRRRLSIIGTVLSAALFLGSFVVLWRILGTIDLNELSTAFRSASQRQITIAIALTAVSYLLLTGYDYVALKQLGERIAYRITAFASFTSYAISFTLGFPLVTGGTVRYWVYSPHGIKAVKIASLTVIAGITFWLGMSVVLSWSLVRHAAEVSVLAKTGLSLTQLAGVAGFAALAAYFIWVTLKHPVVNVRGWRLELPRARLSLIQMLIGAGDVCAAAGVLFVLLPGGHGLNYETFLAVYVVACMLGIASHAPGGIGVFEATILIALDRLPTGGVLGALLLFRLLYYLVPFVIALTMLFVHEARRRVKRANGKAARPASQ; encoded by the coding sequence ATGCAAGACAACGACGCTGAATCAGTGGCGGACCTTGACGAGGCATCGCCCGCGAAGCGCACTGCAGACACGTCCGCAGCCGATCGCAACGTGCCGGCGGCGCAGGCGCCTCGCGATCGGGAAACGACGGCGGACCGGCGGCGGCGGCGGCTCTCCATCATCGGCACCGTCCTGAGCGCAGCGCTGTTCCTTGGCTCCTTCGTCGTGCTGTGGCGCATTCTCGGCACGATCGATCTCAATGAATTGTCGACGGCCTTCCGCTCCGCCAGCCAGAGGCAGATCACGATCGCGATAGCCCTGACCGCGGTGAGCTATCTGCTGCTGACGGGTTACGATTACGTGGCCCTGAAACAGCTCGGCGAGCGCATCGCCTATCGCATCACGGCCTTCGCCTCTTTCACGAGCTATGCCATCTCGTTCACCCTCGGCTTTCCGCTGGTGACGGGCGGCACCGTGCGCTACTGGGTCTATTCCCCGCATGGCATCAAGGCCGTGAAAATCGCGAGCCTCACGGTCATCGCGGGCATCACGTTCTGGCTCGGCATGAGCGTCGTGCTGTCCTGGAGCCTCGTGCGCCACGCGGCGGAGGTATCGGTTCTCGCGAAAACAGGCCTCAGCCTGACCCAGCTTGCCGGAGTGGCGGGCTTCGCAGCGCTCGCGGCCTATTTCATCTGGGTCACGCTGAAGCACCCCGTGGTGAACGTGCGCGGATGGCGGCTGGAATTGCCCCGGGCGAGGCTCTCGCTCATCCAGATGCTGATCGGCGCCGGCGACGTCTGCGCCGCGGCGGGCGTGCTCTTCGTGCTGCTTCCGGGTGGCCACGGCCTCAACTACGAGACCTTCCTCGCCGTCTATGTCGTCGCGTGCATGCTCGGCATCGCAAGCCATGCGCCCGGCGGCATCGGCGTTTTCGAGGCGACCATACTGATCGCGCTCGACCGTCTGCCGACAGGAGGCGTTCTCGGCGCACTCCTTCTCTTCCGACTGCTCTATTATCTGGTGCCGTTCGTCATCGCCCTGACGATGCTCTTCGTTCATGAGGCGCGCCGGCGTGTCAAGCGCGCCAACGGCAAGGCTGCCCGACCGGCTTCCCAGTGA
- a CDS encoding hypothetical protein (Evidence 5 : Unknown function) — MPPTEGRHSVNSKGHVFHVNSKTVITFINARAGRGRRARDRMGMDLGPRYAGFDMCRNGRHFSP, encoded by the coding sequence GTGCCGCCCACGGAGGGGCGGCACTCCGTCAATTCTAAAGGTCATGTTTTCCATGTCAATTCAAAGACTGTGATCACTTTCATCAACGCCAGGGCCGGCCGGGGTCGTCGGGCGCGCGATCGGATGGGAATGGACCTCGGTCCGCGATATGCAGGTTTTGATATGTGCCGGAACGGAAGACACTTTTCGCCTTGA
- a CDS encoding Phosphate regulon sensor protein PhoR, translating to MADGGDTTRRDRSLSLSARGVAIYTALIAVGIFSLAAILGDGSLMWTAGAAVLTLAAAFALFRNTTPLQQRLKAPAKRRDKGIPPAAVLAALPEPVVVVDRRSLVTGMNAAAKTMLPGLREATPLSFALRSPDVLGGIEAVLRDGETRSVELIERVPIERSHEVHIAPLEAPRGTDAEQRGAVLMFRDLTAARQLEHMRVDFVANASHELRTPLASVLGFIETLQGPARDDANARERFLAIMREQARRMSRLIDDLLSLSRIEMHAHVQPSTTVDLLGIVRHMIDTLTPLAAEGGVAIAFNAPEGPIEVKGDRDELLRVFENLIENAVKYGQSGERVEVTVTKTPIRPGARDEVEVSIRDFGPGIPPEHLPRLTERFYRVSATDSRQKGGTGLGLAIVKHIVNRHRGQLLIDSTYGEGATFRVLLPLANTTPRALPVTSAPPAPIEAGPDRSHVG from the coding sequence ATGGCGGATGGCGGAGATACCACGAGACGGGACAGGTCGCTGTCCCTCAGCGCCCGTGGCGTCGCCATCTACACGGCCCTCATCGCCGTCGGCATTTTCTCGCTGGCGGCGATCCTTGGCGATGGCTCACTCATGTGGACGGCCGGTGCGGCGGTCCTGACGCTGGCGGCGGCCTTCGCGCTATTTCGCAACACCACGCCTCTCCAGCAACGCCTGAAGGCACCGGCCAAACGGCGAGACAAGGGCATTCCACCGGCGGCGGTGCTTGCTGCCTTGCCGGAACCCGTCGTCGTCGTCGACAGGCGCAGCCTGGTCACCGGCATGAACGCTGCGGCCAAAACCATGTTGCCGGGGCTACGCGAGGCGACCCCGCTCTCCTTCGCGCTGCGTTCGCCGGACGTGCTGGGCGGCATCGAGGCCGTCCTGCGAGACGGCGAGACGCGCAGTGTGGAACTCATCGAGCGCGTGCCGATCGAGCGCAGCCACGAGGTCCATATCGCCCCGCTCGAAGCCCCCCGCGGCACGGATGCGGAACAGCGCGGCGCTGTGCTGATGTTCCGCGATCTCACCGCGGCCCGGCAGCTTGAGCATATGCGCGTCGATTTCGTCGCGAACGCGAGCCATGAATTGCGAACGCCGCTCGCCTCGGTGCTCGGCTTCATCGAGACGCTGCAGGGCCCGGCCCGTGACGATGCCAACGCCCGCGAGCGCTTTCTTGCCATCATGCGTGAACAGGCGCGGCGCATGTCGCGGCTGATCGATGACCTTCTGTCGCTGTCACGCATCGAGATGCATGCGCATGTGCAGCCGTCCACCACGGTGGATCTCCTCGGTATCGTGCGGCATATGATCGACACGCTCACGCCGCTCGCGGCCGAGGGCGGCGTGGCGATTGCTTTCAACGCGCCGGAAGGCCCCATCGAGGTCAAGGGTGACCGCGACGAGTTGCTGCGCGTATTCGAGAACCTCATCGAAAACGCCGTCAAATACGGGCAATCCGGCGAGCGGGTGGAAGTAACGGTGACGAAAACGCCGATCCGCCCCGGCGCTCGCGACGAGGTCGAGGTGTCGATCCGCGACTTCGGACCCGGCATCCCGCCAGAACATCTGCCGCGGCTCACGGAGCGGTTCTATCGCGTCAGCGCCACGGATAGCCGCCAGAAGGGCGGCACGGGGCTCGGCCTTGCCATCGTCAAGCATATCGTCAATCGCCATCGGGGGCAGTTGCTCATTGACTCCACCTATGGCGAGGGGGCGACCTTCCGCGTGCTGTTGCCACTGGCGAACACCACGCCCCGCGCCCTGCCCGTGACATCCGCGCCACCCGCCCCGATCGAGGCCGGCCCGGATCGGTCGCACGTAGGCTAA